One Amblyomma americanum isolate KBUSLIRL-KWMA chromosome 8, ASM5285725v1, whole genome shotgun sequence DNA window includes the following coding sequences:
- the LOC144102499 gene encoding uncharacterized protein LOC144102499, giving the protein MPNNAPLAPQPPDAPLVCSGTPRQRDPAVFSELGDSDVEDWLAYYERVSTHNRWDDATKLNNVIFYLADLANLWFRNHEADIATWSTFKTSFTEVFGRPGVRKLRAEQRLRERAQQPGETFTSYIEDVVDLCKRVNSDMTEADKIQNIMKGIDEDAFQMLLAKQPATVASVISLCQSYEELRKRRVLTRRTVQPADVLSADVETAGGQQLRHDIQKFIREEIARQLALISGVRNPLPALSPILQQTIRAQVAEALPPMPQQPVAAPLTYAAVLARPPSHPLSPFQDATQAPPPSTPPPDFSYRAQVAQPSPRFMPAVSHYGRLWRTRDNRPICFACGLAGHVARYCRRRPSSPADVLPPSAYGSYIQPPRVQADPLPPAFSTNRQAGTCHRSSSPRRRSLSPMRRRASPSAAEN; this is encoded by the coding sequence ATGCCGAATAACGCCCCCCTGGCTCCCCAGCCACCAGATGCTCCGCTTGTCTGCTCCGGCACACCTCGACAACGGGACCCGGCTGTCTTCAGTGAgctcggcgactctgacgtcgaggactggctggcttactacgagcgggtcagcacgcacaaccgctgggacgacgccacgaaactaaacaacgtcatcttttacctggctgatctcgccaacctctggttccgtaaccacgaagccgatatcgccacatggtccacgttcaaaacgagcttcactgaggtatttggccgtcctggcgtgcgcaaacttcgcgccgaacagcgcttacgcgaacgggctcagcagcctggcgagacatttactagttatattgaggacgtggtggatctttgcaagcgcgtgaacagcgatatgaccgaggctgataagatccaaaatatcatgaagggtatcgatgaagatgcgttccaaatgcttctagccaagcagccggccaccgtggcctccgtcatcagcttgtgccagagctacgaggaGCTCCGCAAGCGACGCGTCCTCACTCGTCGCACCGTACAGCCTGCCGACGTCCTGTCCGCTGATGTCGAGACCGCAGGAGGGCAGCAGCTCAGGCATGACATTCAGAAGTTCATTCGAGAGGAGATCGCACGCCAACTAGCGCTCATCTCTGGAGTTCGGAACCCCCTGCCAGCGCTGTCTCCCATCCTTCAGCAGACGATCCGAGCccaagtcgcggaggccctgccaCCAATGCCCCAGCAACCTGTGGCTgcccctcttacgtacgccgccgTTCTTGCCAGACCACCATCCCATCCCTTGAGCCCTTTTCAAGACGCCACTCAAGCGCCGCCACCTTCGACGCCCCCGCCTGATTTCTCGTATCGGGCTCAGGTGGCACAACCGTCGCCTCGCTTCATGCCGGCAGTCTCGCACTACGGTCGTTTGTGGCGTACTCGCGACAATAGGCCTatttgctttgcctgcggcttAGCCGGCCATGTAGCCCGCTACTGCCGCAGACGTCCTTCTTCGCCTGCTGACGTCCTGCCACCATCTGCGTATGGGTCTTACATACAGCCGCCCCGCGTGCAAGCGGACCCATTGCCTCCTGCCTTCTCCACAAACCGCCAGGCTGGCACCTGTCATCGTTCCTCTTCTCCGCGGCGCCGTTCCCTATCTCCTATGCGCCGTCGGGCCAGCCCTTCCGCTGCAGAAaactaa